In Methanobrevibacter oralis, the genomic window TTTATCCCCTAATTTAAACTCTATTAATCCATAACGACCATCAGCAATTTTTAAAACACGATCCACTTCCAAGGTGCCATCATTATAATATAATACTTTTCCACCCAATGGTGCTGAATATACGTTTAAATCTCTAATGCACAATGTTTCAAAAATGAATCCAAAAGTTTCTAAATCATACACCAACATTTCAGGAGTTACGTTGAGTCCCGCAACTGCAATTGATGGATCTATGAATTCTTTTTTTTCTGATTTTCTTATTTTTTGCTTTGAACGAATATTAGGAGACCATGCAGGAACATTTTCAATAACAAATAGGTTTTTTAAAACGGAAATATATGAATAAAATGTAGGTTCAGAAATTTTACCATAATTCTCTTCAATATCCACCATTATTCTTGTATTATTAACCAAAGTTGAAATGTTACGTGAATAAGAGCGGAGAATTGATTCAAATATTTTTGAATCACGTTTAACACTATCAATATTATAAGTGTCATCACGGCATATGTTATCAAAATAAGAAGAAGCCACAATTAATTGTTTTTGTTTATCTTCAATGTTCAATGTTTCAGGCCAACCCCCACGAGAAGCTAAAAAAGTTAAATCACTTAAAGATAAATCCGAAGTAATTCCATTAATTTTTACATCTTTATCATTAAATAAATCAATTAATGAAATTTTACCATTGGAATCACCACTTTCATATAAGCTCATCGGCCTCATCATCAACCTATGGATCCTTCCAACACCTTTATGATTTATTTTAGAGTTATCAACAATTGTAGAACCAGTTAAAATGTACAAACCATAATCATCTGTTTTATCAACAGAATATCTCACTGCATCCCACAATTCAGGAGCCATCTGCCATTCATCAATCAATAATGGTTTTTCCCCATCCAATAATAACAATGGA contains:
- a CDS encoding ATP-binding protein; translation: MEYIKRYVDEELKDILECMGAVLIVGPKWCGKTTTATQFAKTIIELQHPTLGKSYIELADVDPLLLLDGEKPLLIDEWQMAPELWDAVRYSVDKTDDYGLYILTGSTIVDNSKINHKGVGRIHRLMMRPMSLYESGDSNGKISLIDLFNDKDVKINGITSDLSLSDLTFLASRGGWPETLNIEDKQKQLIVASSYFDNICRDDTYNIDSVKRDSKIFESILRSYSRNISTLVNNTRIMVDIEENYGKISEPTFYSYISVLKNLFVIENVPAWSPNIRSKQKIRKSEKKEFIDPSIAVAGLNVTPEMLVYDLETFGFIFETLCIRDLNVYSAPLGGKVLYYNDGTLEVDRVLKIADGRYGLIEFKLGDKRINEGAQTLLKMDKLIKQKIANGDTHIPEPSFLAVITGDNIAKVRKDGVMVIPIGTLR